In Calonectris borealis chromosome 20, bCalBor7.hap1.2, whole genome shotgun sequence, a genomic segment contains:
- the PRKAR1A gene encoding cAMP-dependent protein kinase type I-alpha regulatory subunit, whose protein sequence is MAASSSSSSEEERSLRECELYVQKHNIQQLLKDCIVQLCTVRPERPMGFLREYFERLEKEETKQLLNQQKSGSRSDSREDEISPPPPMNPVVKGRRRRGAISAEVYTEEDAASYVRKVIPKDYKTMAALAKAIEKNVLFAHLDDNERSDIFDAMFPVTYIAGETVIQQGDEGDNFYVVDQGEMDVYVNNEWATSVGEGGSFGELALIYGTPRAATVKAKTNVKLWGIDRDSYRRILMGSTLRKRKMYEEFLSKVSILESLDKWERLTVADALEPVQFEDGQKIVVQGEPGDEFFIILEGTAAVLQRRSENEEFVEVGRLAPSDYFGEIALLMNRPRAATVVARGLLKCVKLDRPRFERVLGPCSDILKRNIQQYNSFVSLSV, encoded by the exons ATGGCAGcttctagcagcagcagcagtgaggaGGAGCGTAGTCTTCGGGAATGTGAACTTTATGTCCAAAAACACAACATCCAGCAACTTCTGAAGGATTGCATTGTACAATTATGCACAGTGAGACCTGAAAGACCCATGGGATTCCTCAGAGAATACTTTGAAAGATTGGAGAAG GAGGAAACAAAGCAGTTGTTGAATCAACAGAAGTCTGGTTCACGCTCAGACTCACGGGAGGATGaaatctctcctcctcctcctatgaACCCTGTGGTTAAGGGTCGAAGAAGGCGTGGGGCCATCAGTGCAGAAGTCTATACAGAAGAGGATGCTGCATCTTATGTTAGAAAG GTTATTCCAAAAGATTATAAGACTATGGCTGCTTTGGCAAAAGCTATTGAGAAGAATGTGCTGTTTGCCCATCTTGATGATAATGAAAGAAG TGACATCTTTGACGCAATGTTCCCCGTCACTTACATTGCAGGAGAGACTGTCATACAGCAAG gtgATGAAGGTGATAACTTCTATGTTGTTGATCAAGGAGAAATGGAT GTTTATGTGAACAACGAGTGGGCAACCAGCGTTGGTGAGGGTGGGAGCTTTGGAGAACTTGCCCTTATATATGGAACTCCCCGTGCTGCAACTGTCAAAGCGAAGACAAATGTGAAGTTGTGGGGCATTGATAGAGATAGCTATAGAAGGATCCTGATG gggAGTActttgagaaagagaaagatgtaTGAGGAATTCCTTAGTAAAGTATCTATATTGG AATCTCTGGACAAGTGGGAGCGTCTCACGGTAGCTGATGCATTGGAACCGGTACAGTTTGAGGATGGGCAAAAGATTGTGGTCCAGGGAGAGCCAGGAGATGAGTTCTTCATTATCTTGGAG GGCACAGCTGCAGTGTTACAGCGTCGatcagaaaatgaagaatttgttGAAGTGGGCAGACTGGCACCTTCTGATTATTTTG GTGAAATAGCTCTGTTGATGAACCGTCCCCGTGCTGCCACAGTTGTTGCTCGTGGCCTCTTGAAATGTGTAAAGCTTGATCGACCCCGATTTGAACGTGTCCTGGGTCCGTGCTCAGATATTCTCAAGCGAAACATCCAGCAGTACAACAGTTTTGTATCGCTGTCTGTCTGA
- the FAM20A gene encoding pseudokinase FAM20A, with amino-acid sequence MPGPRRDRPAVLLLLGALLAADLYFHLWPRARRELAAGAPGCPCRRRPAPAAPPPRARTASALRRLFAHPLYRAAGPAEPLLGAREALRYYRRKAARWNRRHKLYREELNLTSPAAPLPLRPEASWLQFHLGINRDGLYPRSSPAVNRLLRDMQDFTTVSADYSQDEKALLGACDCSQIVKPSGVHLKLVLRFQDFGKAMFKPMRQKRDEETPEDFFYFVDFQRHNAEIAAFHLDRILDFRRVPPTVGRLINVTKEILEVTKNEILQSVFFVSPASNVCFFAKCPYMCKTEYAVCGNPHLLEGSLSAFLPSLNLAPRLSIPNPWIRSYSFDGKEEWEVNPLYCDTVREIYPYSNGNRLLNIVDMAIFDFLIGNMDRHHYEMFTKFGDDGFLLHLDNARGFGRHSHDETSILAPLSQCCIIKRTTLLRLQLLAEPEYRLSDVMRESLLQDRLAPVLTEPHLLALDRRLQLILKAVRKCIDTYGEAKVVANDTTQPEAPASDRVKLTT; translated from the exons atgccggggccgcgccgggaccgcccggccgtcctgctgctgctcgGGGCTCTGCTGGCGGCCGACCTCTACTTCCACCTCTGGCCGCGGGCGCGGCGGGAGCTGGCGGCGGGCGCCCCGGGCTgtccctgccgccgccgccccgcgcccgccgccccgccgccccgcgcccgcaccGCCTCCGCGCTGCGGCGTCTCTTCGCCCACCCGCTGtaccgcgccgccggccccgccgagccgctGCTGGGCGCCCGCGAAGCCCTGCGCTACTACCGGCGGAAGGCGGCCCGCTGGAACAG GAGACACAAGCTTTACAGGGAGGAGCTGAACTTAACCTCCCCGGCGGCACCGCTGCCGCTCCGGCCGGAGGCCAGCTGGCTCCAGTTCCACCTGGGCATCAACCGGGACGGGCTCTACCCACGCTCCAGCCCCGCCGTCAACAGGCTCCTCCGGGACATGCAAGACTTCACCACCGTCAGTGCCG ACTACAGCCAGGACGAGAAAGCGCTGCTGGGGGCCTGCGACTGCAGCCAGA TTGTGAAGCCCAGCGGCGTGCACCTGAAGCTGGTCCTCAGGTTCCAGGATTTTGGGAAAGCCATGTTCAAGCCCATGAG GCAGAAACGTGACGAAGAGACTCCCGAGGACTTTTTCTACTTCGTTGACTTCCAGCGGCACAACGCGGAGATCGCCGCCTTCCACTTGGACAG GATCCTGGATTTCCGGAGGGTGCCGCCCACAGTTGGGAGGTTGATCAACGTCACCAAGGAGATCCTGGAGGTCACCAAGAACGAGATCCTGCAGAGCGTCTTTTTTGTCTCACCAG ccAGCAACGTGTGTTTCTTTGCCAAGTGTCCGTACATGTGCAAGACTGAGTACGCGGTGTGTGGGAACCCTCACCTCCTGGAAGGGTCCCTCTCCGCCTTCCTGCCGTCCCTCAACCTGGCACCACGCCTCTCCATCCCAAACCCGTGGATCCGGTCCTACTCGTTTGATGGAAAAGAGGA GTGGGAAGTGAATCCGCTCTACTGCGACACGGTGAGGGAGATCTACCCCTACAGCAATGGCAACCGGCTGCTTAACATCGTTGACATGGCCATATTTGACTTCCTAATAG GGAACATGGACCGTCACCACTACGAAATGTTCACCAAGTTTGGGGACGACGGCTTCCTCTTGCATCTGGACAACGCCAGAGG GTTCGGGCGGCATTCCCATGATGAAACCTCCATCCTGGCCCCGCTCTCCCAGTGTTGCAT aataaagaGGACAACGTTACTCCGTCTCCAGCTCTTGGCTGAACCCGAGTACCGGCTCAGCGATGTGATGAGGGAATCCCTCCTGCAGGACCGCCTGGCACCTGTCCTCACCGAACCCCATCTCTTGGCTCTAGACAGACGGTTACAGCTTATCCTGAAAGCTGTGAGGAAATGCATAGACACGTATGGAGAAGCTAAGGTGGTGGCCAACGACACCACGCAGCCCGAGGCTCCTGCATCTGACAGAGTGAAGCTGACCACTTAA